GAACTTCATCAATCACAACATGTGGCTAGTCAGACTGCAGAGGGACATTATGGATGGTTAACCCTCCCTCTATTTGTTGTCCAATTGCGACTACACGTAGGGGATATCTTCAAGATATAACTCACACTGATTTGTTACACTAGTGTAACTATGATCTGCTAAAGGATCTACAACAACACATGACCCTTTGGTACTCACTCAAACAACCTTAGAAAATGTAGAAGTTATTCCTTGAGTTTCTGCTAAGAATGAGCAAGGGACTATAAATTCTCATCAATCTTTTTGCTTCAAAGGATTGCCAAAtttgataagtttttttttttttttttcaaactacaTCTCAATTTTATGCAAGACATCCTGAGTGCAAGATTTGACAGTTCTTAATGGTGGTGGGCTAAAGTAATCTCAGAGTCCTATGCCCCACCAGTATTGCACAAACGTCTTGGATTCTTTGGTCTTACTTTGACCATCGTCAAAATATCATCTTGACCACGAGGAATAAATGAGCTTGTGTGCAAACTGAGAAGTCATTTGCCTGATCTGGTACAAGCAACCTTACACATGTCATAGTAGGGAAAAGGATATACGAGGTCAGTAGACTCTAGCCTGTCTGTGCTTGAGCCTTCTTGAGGCTCTAACAATGTATACACACACCCTCATGATAGTAGGTAGAGTGCATCATTTAGTTTTTGTCGGTTTTGGGCGGCCAATCTCTTTTTCtgcaacaaaaaataaaaaatgagacaACAAGAAGTGTACCTATACTTTTGTTTCATTAAAACAATTGTAAAAAACTAACCTGCCAAGAATCACCAAACCAACTAACATGAAATTCCGTCAAATCCTCCTGACGGATCTAGTACTTGACACGAGGACTATTGATCTTTATGTTTTCTAAATGCATATTCCTGTGTTAAGAAATTCTTGAAGTCCGTCCATTAGGTGGCAATGGCAGATGAGATCATCTTTTTTACCACCTTCATGTTcgaaatatcaaaattttgttgTAGAAACAAACTTTAATCAATTTCCTATAAATGTagattaataatgaaattaacTAATATGATGTTCACATACTTAATATCCTTCCACGTGAGATTCTTCTTTGTCTCTTCAACCTTATCCCAAGTAGGAATGACAATAGAAACATGTCATCAAGTAATAAGTGCCAAATAGCCACTAAACTTAGCAGCATTTGAGCGTGAACATAGACAAGGATTAAAATTAAAccattgaaatttaattaaatattcaaaatttaaaacttaagcATCTAAATAACATAGACAAGGatgaacaaaaataatcaaatggaGATGTTCATATGTTCCTGTGATTGAGATCCCTAAAAACAATGACGATATCTtgttcaaaaacaaaattgacGTTTAAACTGCTTATCTCAATGAAGAATCCAACCATTTTATGACATCAAAGTTAGGTCCTCAAAGTCAAAGGAATAAGAAAGGATAAAATTGTAGTACAAGCCTACAAGAAAgagattaaaaatgaaattatgaaggACTTTGAGATCGGGAGAATCAGTCTATCAATGAGTTGAGTTAATCATATAAAAGATCACAACACTACCTTCAACCTAAAAATTTAAGTCAATGATTTTTGTGAATCTTTCTCTTTGGATATTGCTTATCTCATTCATAGAGTAGGACTTCCAACTCTACACATGAATGTCTAATAATTTTCTCATAAGTGAGTCCTTGTCCCCACATTGGACaatttaattgatatataattttaacattgTTGTGAATAGTTGTTATTAATTGTAAGCATTGTAACATGATgatagaaataagaaatagTTTTCAACACAAccataatacattttttaaccATGCAGGATTGATGCGAAATTTTGGCTTGAATAAAGCTACAGGATATGATGGTGATATAGCAGCTGAAATAGGAAAAGGTGTCGGAAGGTATATCTTACCGTACTTTATAATACGATTTATATTTGGTGTGGTAGCTTTTGCTGTGTTGTTGATATATAAATGGGGAAGAAGACATAAATCAAAGTATGAAAATATTGAAGCTTTTCTACAAGAAAATACCCTCGCGCCAATAAGATActcatataaagaaataaagcaCATGACGAGGGGTTTTAAGGAAAAGTTAGGTCAAGGAGGATTTGGCTTGGTATACAAAGGAAAGCTGCGTAGTGGGTCATTTGTTGCGATAAAGATGTTGAGTAAATCAAAGTCTGATGGGCAAGATTTCATTAGTGAAGTTGGTACTATTGGAAGAATACATCATACAAATGTGGTGCGACTTATTGGATTTTGTGTggaatcatcaaatcatgctcTTGTTTATGAATTCATGCCTAATGGTTCtcttgataaatatattttttccaagCAAGATATTATCTCTTTAACTCATAGACAAATATACGAGATTTCTCTTGGAGTGGCTCGTGGTATTGCTTATTTGCATGAAGGTTGTGACATGcaaattttacattttgatATCAAGCCACATAACATCCTTTTGGACGAAAACTTTGTCCCAAAGGTTTCAGACTTTGGCTTGGCAAGACTTTATCCTACAGACAAAAGTATTATCACTTTGACTGATGTCAGGGGAACACTTGGATACATGGCGCCCGagttattttatcataattttggAGGAGTGTCATACAAGGCAGATGTTTATAGTTTTGGAATGCTTTTGATGGAAATgacaaatagaaaaagaaacttTAATCCACATGCAAATGATtcaagtgaatttttttttcctctttggATATACCATCAATTGAGTGGGGAAAATGAGATAGAAGGAGAAAATGTTACGAAGCAAGAATACAATGATGAGATAAAGAAGATGTTTTTAATAGCATTATGGTGTATACAACTGAAGCCAAGTGATCGTCCTCCCATGATCAAAGTAGTGGAGATGTTGGAAGGAGAACTTGAGAATATTGAAATGCCTCCAAAACCTTCTCTCTATCAGATAAATGATCACAAAACTAAATCCTACGAAACCTCTTCAAATGATTATAGTGGATCGACAAGTTATACTGAGGAAAGCATTGTTCATATTTCTCATATTTCTTCTGAATTTTCTACTTGATATTTGTAATGGCTAATAAATCGATTTACACGATGTTTCTTTTGAAAGACACTATTTACTTCTTTATATTTccaatttaaagtttatttaacaATTGAAGATCTCACGCTCTAAGTAGTATTACgaatttaaatataacatacattttattgattcaaaagtaatattaacaaaatagtaattttattataatattttaatattctatAACGTTAACTACCTTTATGTTGATTGTCCTACTCGccaaatacattatttatactAACTTTTTACTatgcaagaaaaataaatttaaataaaagaagtcCTTATCATACCAAATGAAAATCTCATTGTATTTGTTAGTTAGATTTTAAGTTCTCGTTTTTCTGACAAGTTCTTTGAATATACTTATCAACAACGTTATATTTTGTTATACTCATAATTTTTTGAGAATTATAGTAGCTATAACAGACATTTTTAACGGGCGGTAACCTTCATTTGCAATTAAAATCGTGGTAGTTTGCATAACGTTTAGTGCTAAGTGCCTTTACACAAAACATGTATGACCACTTTCACTATACTCAcgaaattatatattaaaaaaaagttaaacgtCCCTATGTGGTTTTTTCTCATTTAAGTTTCAGTATTATCGGTTTCCTGaatttagtccttaaaaagtgaaaaattgactcaattgagtttctaccgttaaattggcttaacggagttaagttttttatgacCTAGGACGTTGACGTGGACAGTTTTTTAAACGTGACATTCACATACGTGAGATTTGAcaacatttaacattttaaaaataagaatttctaagATGGGAAATAGGGTTCACTGAAATTGAAATTGGgattaaaaatatgaaacagAGTGTATTGCAACCTTGCACGAAGTCGTTAGTGGAAACAATATTTGCTTAATTAAGGCTTTGGAGCTTCGTCATTGGAGTAAGCGTTGGTACCAGGAGGTTCGACGTGAATCGCGAAGTTCAACGTGTATTGCAAGTGGTTGGAGTGGAATTTCGTGGAAGGTTAACATTTGTACTATAGatagatttgaatttaatattaaatgctTTTTGTTGTTATCTGACCATGCTTTTTTGAATGTGGGGTTGGGGTTGTTCGAAAATGTATTGTATGCATATTGCGGTTGTGGTCCCCCATGTCTTCCATAGTTAAAGTTCCTTTGTTCTGTCTTTATCAATTGATATTCGTTTTAATATACGGTGTTTTTTTCGTTTTACGGTTATTTATAGGTGTAGAATATTGTTGATTATGTTGTCTGTGATGGAGGATGATATAGAGGTTGTTATTCACCATGGGGGGAAGTTCGCGAACGACGAGTCCCTCAAGTATGAAGGGGAAATTGATACTATGTATTTTGACCCTGACTTTTGGAGTTACTTTGTTGTAGTGAGTGTGGTAAAAGGGTTTAGGTATGATGGATTTAAGGATTTGTGGTTTTCTGTTGGATGTGGTCCTGTATTAGATGATAGGCTAGAAGCCTTGTGTGATGATGTAGGACTCCTACATATGGTGAATTTAGCTAGGTTAAATGGTCAGGTTCATTTATATGTTGTGCATACTGTGTCTCAACCTGATGTCATTCACATGATTAAATATAATGTTGATGAAGGAGGTGAGGAAGTTGCACATGAGATGCATGAGGGTGGTGAGGGTGTAGTGATGGATGAAAGgatagaagaagatgatgatggtgtAATTGAACAGTTTGGTCAGGCCATAGATGATGGTGGTGTCACACAACAATTGGATGAGGGGGTAGGTGCTGAGGGTGAGAGGATACAAGTTGATGATGGTCAGGTTGAGATAATAGAAGCAAATGATGTTGAGGGTGAGAGAATATAAGTTGATGAAGGTCATGGTGAGGGACGGAAGTAGATGATGTTGAGGGTGAGAGAATACAAGTTAATGAAGATCATGATGATAGGACAAAAGTAGATGATGTTGAGGGTGAGAGAATAGAAGTTGATAAAGGTCATGGTGAGAGGATAGAAGCAGATAATGTTGTGGATCAGAGAATAGAAGTTAATGATAGTCATGGTGAGGTTGAGGGGAGAGAAGCACATGATGGTGAGGTGAGAGGTTAGAAGTCCAAGATGTTGAGGGTGAGAGGATACAATTACATGATGGTGAGGCTGACAGAATAGAAGTAGAAGAGTTGGAGGACATACAAGTACAAGTCCGTGAATGGAGTACatcagatgatgatgatgataatggtgAGGTGAATAGTATGGATGAGTTAGTTAACATAAATGTCCAGTGTGACTTTAGAGAAAGTGAAAGTTGTGGTAATATGGAGGTTGAAGTTGAATTTGTTTTACTTGGAATAGAGAGGTCAGATTTGAGTGTTATTTCTGAGTTAGATTTGGAAGAAGATGACATTAGTGATACTAGTTTGTTTAATGATAAATGAGAATCTGAGGACTTAACCTCTCATGACATCAGTGATGAAGAAAGTGATGGTGAAGAGGGTTATGGGAATTTTGTTACATTTACTATGCCAAAAAATATGGTTGATTTCAATTGGGAAGTGAGAACATATTTTGGGCACAAACAAGACATTTTGGATGCCATCAAAATCTATGCACTAGAGAatggaaaaaatatcaaatttgttaaaaatgataaaaaaagaataaggcTTAAATGTGTGGGAGCAAAAGGACAATGTCCTTGGATGACATATTTTGGTTACATGGACGCAATAGATACATGGTAATTGAGGATTATGGTGGACAAGCACACATGCAGTAGGGAGCACAAGTTGCGTCCATTGAATACAAAATGGCTAagtaaaaaattggaaaaaacattaagagaaagagagttgatattagaaataaaattagtagGAAATGGAACATAGGAATATCTAAAAATATGGCTTACCGAGCGAAAGCCTATGCTTCAGACGAAGTGGAAGGGTCCTTCACTATGCAATATAATAGAATTTATTATTATGCTCATGAGCTATTAGCAAGAAACCCAGGGTCCACAATCAAGGTCAAAGTTGAGGAAAATGATGGAAAGCCAATATTCAAGAGGTTCTACGCATGCCTCAAGGAATGCAAAGATAGCTTTGTCTCATGCAGGCCAATCATTGGCCTTGATGAAGCCTTTTTGAAAGGCAAACATCGTGGTGAGTTGTTAACTGCTATTGCTCGAGATCCAAATGATCAAATTTTGCCACTTGCATATGCCATTGTAGAGGTCGAGAACAAGGAGACTTCGACATGGTTTATGGAGCTACTCATTGAAGACGTAGGTGGACCTAAGATGTGTTCTTCACTTACATTGATATCAAATCAACATAAGGTAAAttgcattatattttattatcttttatcttatatccaTATCTTGAAATCAATATCATCTAACTTATTGTTGACTCTTTGACAAGGACTGTTACCAATTGTACAAGATCTACTTCCTGGAGTTGCACACAAATTTTTTGTAAGGCATTTATATGCAAACTTCAGGAAGAAATTCCCTGGAAAGAATCTTAAGAACCTTATATGGAGGGCAGCTACAACAACTCACCCATAGAAAGGGGAGAAGGAGATAAGAAGTATAAAAGAGGTCAACCAAGACGTCTTTTGCCACTTGATAGTTATTCCTTTGTAGTAGTTCactttagttttcttttactttttgataaatttatataatgatTGTATGTCTTACATCTTCAATGAAGGTATTGGTTAAGATCAAGGTTCACAAGCACAACTCAATGTGATACCTTGGTTAATAACATGTTAGAAGCCTTTAATAGTGTTTTGGTTCATAcgagaataaaatcaataattacaATGTTGGAGGAAATCAGACTTTACATGATGAAGAGATGGGTCACTAATAGGTCAAGGGTAAGGTCATTTCAATCATCAATTTGTCCAAAAATACTCAATAAACTACAAAAGGAGGCACAACTAACAAAGTATTGGATTCCCAAGTATTGAAAAATTATGGGATAtgtatttctttctttatttgttgTACAACTGCTCTGCATTACTAATGTTGCCTTATGTTCACAACTGGTTTGCACAAAAGCTATTTGAAGTCAAACATCTGTCAAAAAGTAGGGACAAGTTTGTGGTCAACATAGATGAATATTCTACTCCTGTAGAAAATGAAGCATCACTGGAATACCTTGTGTTCATGCATGGCAACAATGAGGTTTCTCAACATAGATGGAGAGGACTACACACCTTCTTCCTTTCAGAAGTCAATGTATGAAGAAATTTACTCCTATATTATCTATCCTATTAATGGAAACAACCTCTGGGAGATAACCCAATATCCTTATGTCATGCCTCCATCAAAAAGAAAGTTTCCCAGTAGAcctaagaagaaaagaaggttaGAGCAGTCAGAGTTGAAGAAAAATACCACCAGAATGATAAAAGGTGGAATGTTAAAGAGATGTAGCCTGTGTAAGGAAGTGGGCCACAACAGAACACGTTGTCCcaagaaaaatgaagaacctGTTGTGCAGCCACAGGGATAAGAACCCATTTCATTGTTTGAGGGTCAATCACATGTTTTATGAacaatgttttatgttttgtgAAACAAAATGTAATAGATCAAAGGAAATGTAATACATTACAACATTGTTTTATGAACaatgttttatcttttagtATTCTGTATATTGGTATTTGTATCAATAATGGATGACTACATTTTGGTATTAATATTGCATATGTTATTATGTCCATGATGTGCCATTAACTGATGTTGTACGACTTATGTCCATCACAAAGTTATGTTTGGAAAAAACCACAAAAGTTTCTTCTGTacaaattttcttcaattttcttttgatttagCCATTGTGATGGCTTTTGGTTACTGTTTTTTCCCTCCCAAGAGAAAACTCACTCTACTAAAGTGGGTTTTGAagaatagaaaaacaatttagAGGCAGATTGTGTTACTGATTTTGAATCCAGATTATTGCATGttcatagttttaaaaattgagccaaataaaaaaatactattattaGATTTGACTACAAGTGTCAGCTCTATATTGATCTAAAGATTAATTAACAAGCTCTTTTCAATTTCAGAGATTTTTGGATATACTGAGAATTAAAGTCTATTGTCACTATCAGCCATAAGGTCATACGTTTTTCAATGGGACCGAGAAAATATGTACAAAAGTTCACAAGTGTATAGAATAATCATTGTTGAGCTTGTTCTTATATAAAGACAGTCTTCTTCAAAAAAACATAACCACAATATACCAAATCGGACACACAGATTTTACTCATTGTTTggaaatcttcatttcattaaaCATTTGGAACTAATACATTGCAACACATCTTCAttacattaaagaaaaatacattaaacTGACCTACATTACACCTACAACAATACATCATGCCCTTCCCATGAACATTGCAACTACAATAATGTTCATTACCATAGAACATTAACAAACCCTACGAACAATTTCGTCCACCTTTCAAGACCCATCACAACTTTCTTCACAATAACTATCATCTTCttatcactttcattttcaaaactcttCAGCAATCTCTCATCATTTGGTTCCAACACCACACAGCTAACACTTTTGTCAAATTCCCAATCACTTCACCATCTGAAGTAGTTGCATCCAATATTTTCACTTCCAACCTTATACTTAGGGCAaccccaaatttttttttccttgattCTTACTGGTTTTTGCAGTCATCAACATAAACTTCTCTCCGGAATGATAAATCAGTGATGCGTCCTTCCTATTCTAGCCTCTATTTCCGCGAGAGCTCATAGAGCGAAATTGCTTTCGACACTCATTGCAAGTGGAAGATGAACACGAATGCCCCATAGACATTGTTGCATCTTACACTTTCCCATTTTCATCATTCGAACCTTCAAATGCTTTCCAATCTTCAAGAACAACGAATCCTAAATCCCTAAATCCTCATGTTTACACCATCTATATGCCATGTTTTAAAATTCACCAACAAACcctatttttaaaatgttaaatgttgtcaaattccATGTATAAAGCTCTGTGAATGCcacatttaaaaaagtttccACGTCAACGTCCCagatcataaaaaatttaaccccgttaagccaatttaacgACAACAActcaattgagtcaatttttacttttaaggaCTAAATTAGAGAAACGATAATACGAGGACCTAATTGGAAAAAGTCACATAAATAAGGACCGCGGAAGTGgtttaacctaaaaaaaaattctcttttgataacttattttcaGTATCATAGTGTTTTCAATAAGAgaaatatgttgaaaaaaataaagcgggattagaaataatataaatgaaataaagtaaaacaatGAATGCGGAAAACACttctaaaaaataactttaaattcTAGATGAAATCATAATAtcgaaaaaattattattaaggtacATTAtgaggaaaatttgattcaaatgAAACCGATGGGTcaatatgtatataatttaaatacgGCAaccaataattaatatatatatatatatatatatatattatattatatataatataatataataacatattttatgtataattattttaaagaatacattaagttaattgaaattaagaatttaaattcaattttaaatgaaatagacaatgtataaaaatgtaaatgatagactctttaataaaagaaaggatGAACTATACATAAACATGTTgcataaatacaataaaaatataaaaactagactataaaaaaaaataaagagtagatgaaattaaactataaaagatGCAgcatgaaaaaaatgtaaaaaatacttCGAAAAATACAAATGTTAGACAatacaaaaatatgtaataataaatctaaaattgCAAAGGTAGACCATGTAAGCAAATATAAAGATTAGATTTtataaaggtttaatcattcgaCATGTCCTAAATTTTTTGTGTGAATCTCAAATTGATCCTtttctttttcggcgtctcaattaggtttttattttgtgaaaattacaACAGTTAAACTCATGCCGTTAAATTGGGCCCAACGACGCTAATGTATGGTTGACATGACACGCTGAtgtggaattttattttttttattaaacattgaAGTGAACCATGTTATCACCCTTGACACATCATCATCCTCCATCTCCACAAACCCTAGCATTTCCCTTAATCTATCGTCGGACACCAACCGCAAAGCTGTCGTAAATTGCCATGGGGATCTTTCATTGCCTCCACCACAGATCAACATCGTCAGACCACAGCACTCATCTTTTCCACCATCAATAACTAAAATCGTTCATCTCCATTGAAGGAATTTCTCCACAAAGATTTCAAGCCAGAACCCAAATTACAAGCCCTAATTGCAGGGAACATCGGACCACTACGAGATAGCCATGAATCGTGCTACCTTAATGCCAACCCCAATCCCACAAAGTCGAAACTGTGACCACTTGGTCTCCATGAACGTGGAACCCTAATCGCGAAACTGCTTCGTCTTCGCCTAATTGTGAAACATAATTTGGGGCTGTGACATGAAAATGTTCACGATTTGGGTTCTCTGGGTGACGTGATTAGGGCTTGCGAAGGTTGTTGGCTTGATTTTCCTGTAGGTTTCCATGGAGATGAACACGAGGAACGAACCTGGTTCTAGATTAGGGTTCCATGGTAGACTCGTGGTTTTGGTTGATGCTCGCACAACTATTGCGACTTGGACGAATTGGGTTTCAAGTGGATTTGTTTTTgggttttcctctttctttcttctccagGTTGATGACGATGGAGAACAAGCAGTGACGCAATGGAGATGAACTGCACGAGGGATTTTTTGCTTTGTGATTTCTGTGTGTGATTTGATTTACGGCGGTTGAAAATGGTGAATGTTTTGCAGAGGAAGACGATAGGATTCGTTGGACTCGTAGTGGCTGGCTGATGGTCGTGGAGGTCTTACAAGGATGGTGGCGGCGCACGGAGGAGATGACGGCAGCGCAACGATGGTTGCcaatttcttttgtaaaaaaaataaataaaaaagacatgTCAGAATATAATGAACTCTAAGTCATTTAAAAACCAAGATGACAATGTCACATCAACCTAACAATAATGCCATTAAGcccaatttaacggcagagGTGTAATTGTTGCAATATTCACAAAATCAGGACCTAATTAAGACACCAAAAAGGAAAATGACCAATTTGAGATTCTCACCCCAAATAAGGATCtcgtgaatgattaaaccttttataAAAGTACAAATGTTAGACATTTGGTGGATTTAGTCATTATGttttagacaaaaattatattttaaactcttATGTACAATGTTTTCTTGAAATGAAAAATTGTAAATGgtataaatagtttaataattGACTTTTAttggaaataaaattacatggaataaattcaaaaagaaaatatgtttttttgttattattatttgtcttcgttatcattaattaaatatatacattacaatatattttgacaacttcatgaattttatttactctattttgaatttcattttgtttattaaattatttgtatgcatattctattttttatgtattagcATTGTCATCAGATGAGATATCTATAAATTATTCAATAGAACAAAAATGTTTTATGGCATAAGCGagtgatatatattttttaggatTAATACTATTattggtccctatttttgtcaactttgtTCGAAGTGggattcaattattttttttttggattaatactattatttgttcctatttttgtcaactttgtTCGAAGTGGGATTCAATTTTTAAGAATGTTCAATTGAGTCCCTTATatcgtaatttatgttcaatttagtccttttggCTAACGATATTTAAATGCTAACGACTAAATGTCTAGATGAGCAATTAGTGAATGACATACTACTTATTGGTTCATGTGGACACTTTAAGGCATAGTGAGATGAACTTATGTTTTTTGAAACTTATTTTCTGATATTTAATGACTCCCCCTTAATATTAGGGTTTTTATCAAATTGACGGCCACTGTGACATCCATAAACACCTCCATCTATGCCTCTCTTGTCACTAATCGCGCAACCAGAGAAAAACCAATAATTAGATATAAAACATAACTCCTAATCCCAAAGACAACCTTAAAACGTAGCCATCAACCTCAATCACAAACGTTGAATGATTAAGAACATAAAATATCCCAACCGAAAAACCCTAAATCCCCATTTTATATTTAGCAAACAAGATTAGTAAAACCccaaaaagaaaaccaaaattcCCTATGCGATGCACCACCCTAGTGGCCGCGAGAGCGTTGATGAACGAAGGCCGCCACACCGCAAACATGAGGTCAACTCTTCCCCCTCCACGATAACACCATCAACAGGGTCTCTCGCAGCGCGCCACTGTCACTCGAATGTTCGCGCCTTACCTGCACAAAACCCCAACCAGAACCCACACCAAAACCCTCTCTAGGCGAGAACTTTGCACGAGAGAAAAATGGCGCCCAAGACCAATTCATCCATGAGAAAGGAAGGGAAAGAAGCTTGAAGCTTA
This window of the Vigna angularis cultivar LongXiaoDou No.4 chromosome 7, ASM1680809v1, whole genome shotgun sequence genome carries:
- the LOC108337989 gene encoding rust resistance kinase Lr10 isoform X1 codes for the protein MHTATMKRRVRIPIVVILLLIQTCAAALSSNCPASSCGNIPNISYPFRLGGDPSHCGDTRYQLQCENNATLLTLFSGKYRVQEIDYKRYKIRVSDAEDGTCSSMPRYFLQSGNFSNDLIGPGRDLLKLEPFFQPSIAYFNCSYPIADDPRYVAVEASGCDLRGHVYAFVRDSQNGFGVKDIKVGCQLVVATFAGVGEHKSNEAISYSEIYKMLSQGFELSWLYLICENRCGKGVDCSVDESTHEVRCQQDCRYIYEEPNSVTYECSSGSNANIIYVIVLFCIGLYRGLMRNFGLNKATGYDGDIAAEIGKGVGRYILPYFIIRFIFGVVAFAVLLIYKWGRRHKSKYENIEAFLQENTLAPIRYSYKEIKHMTRGFKEKLGQGGFGLVYKGKLRSGSFVAIKMLSKSKSDGQDFISEVGTIGRIHHTNVVRLIGFCVESSNHALVYEFMPNGSLDKYIFSKQDIISLTHRQIYEISLGVARGIAYLHEGCDMQILHFDIKPHNILLDENFVPKVSDFGLARLYPTDKSIITLTDVRGTLGYMAPELFYHNFGGVSYKADVYSFGMLLMEMTNRKRNFNPHANDSSEFFFPLWIYHQLSGENEIEGENVTKQEYNDEIKKMFLIALWCIQLKPSDRPPMIKVVEMLEGELENIEMPPKPSLYQINDHKTKSYETSSNDYSGSTSYTEESIVHISHISSEFST
- the LOC108337989 gene encoding rust resistance kinase Lr10 isoform X2 translates to MHTATMKRRVRIPIVVILLLIQTCAAALSSNCPASSCGNIPNISYPFRLGGDPSHCGDTRYQLQCENNATLLTLFSGKYRVQEIDYKRYKIRVSDAEDGTCSSMPRYFLQSGNFSNDLIGPGRDLLKLEPFFQPSIAYFNCSYPIADDPRYVAVEASGCDLRGHVYAFVRDSQNGFGVKDIKVGCQLVVATFAGVGEHKSNEAISYSEIYKMLSQGFELSWLYLICENRCGKGVDCSVDESTHEVRCQQDCRYIYEEPNSVTYECSSGSNANIIYVIGLMRNFGLNKATGYDGDIAAEIGKGVGRYILPYFIIRFIFGVVAFAVLLIYKWGRRHKSKYENIEAFLQENTLAPIRYSYKEIKHMTRGFKEKLGQGGFGLVYKGKLRSGSFVAIKMLSKSKSDGQDFISEVGTIGRIHHTNVVRLIGFCVESSNHALVYEFMPNGSLDKYIFSKQDIISLTHRQIYEISLGVARGIAYLHEGCDMQILHFDIKPHNILLDENFVPKVSDFGLARLYPTDKSIITLTDVRGTLGYMAPELFYHNFGGVSYKADVYSFGMLLMEMTNRKRNFNPHANDSSEFFFPLWIYHQLSGENEIEGENVTKQEYNDEIKKMFLIALWCIQLKPSDRPPMIKVVEMLEGELENIEMPPKPSLYQINDHKTKSYETSSNDYSGSTSYTEESIVHISHISSEFST
- the LOC128197983 gene encoding uncharacterized protein LOC128197983 — encoded protein: MAYRAKAYASDEVEGSFTMQYNRIYYYAHELLARNPGSTIKVKVEENDGKPIFKRFYACLKECKDSFVSCRPIIGLDEAFLKGKHRGELLTAIARDPNDQILPLAYAIVEVENKETSTWFMELLIEDVGGPKMCSSLTLISNQHKDCYQLYKIYFLELHTNFL